Proteins encoded by one window of Salvia splendens isolate huo1 chromosome 7, SspV2, whole genome shotgun sequence:
- the LOC121742633 gene encoding 60S ribosomal protein L27-3-like isoform X1 — protein sequence MVKFLKANKAVVLLQGRYAGQKATIVKNFDDGTRDRPYGHCLVAGIAKYPSKVIRKDSAKKQAKKSRVKAFVKLVNYNHIMPTRYTLDVDLKDVVSVDALVSRDKKVSACKEVKSRFEERFKTGKNRWFFSKLRCITIGTK from the exons ATGGTGAAGTTTCTCAAGGCAAACAAGGCGGTGGTCCTCCTCCAAGGGCGTTACGCCGGCCAGAAAGCAACCATCGTGAAGAACTTCGACGACGGAACGCGCGACCGCCCCTACGGTCACTGCCTCGTCGCCGGCATCGCCAAGTACCCGAGCAAAGTCATCCGCAAGGACTCAGCGAAGAAGCAGGCGAAGAAGTCGCGCGTGAAGGCCTTCGTGAAGCTGGTCAACTACAATCACATTATGCCCACGCGATACACGCTCGACGTGGATCTCAAGGACGTCGTCTCCGTTGACGCGCTCGTCTCGCGTGACAAGAAGGTCTCCGCCTGCAAGGAGGTGAAGAGCAGGTTCGAGGAGAGGTTTAAGACCGGGAAGAACCGTTGGTTTTTCTCTAAGCTCAG GTGTATCACTATCGGCACTAAGTAA
- the LOC121742633 gene encoding 60S ribosomal protein L27-3-like isoform X2, with translation MVKFLKANKAVVLLQGRYAGQKATIVKNFDDGTRDRPYGHCLVAGIAKYPSKVIRKDSAKKQAKKSRVKAFVKLVNYNHIMPTRYTLDVDLKDVVSVDALVSRDKKVSACKEVKSRFEERFKTGKNRWFFSKLR, from the exons ATGGTGAAGTTTCTCAAGGCAAACAAGGCGGTGGTCCTCCTCCAAGGGCGTTACGCCGGCCAGAAAGCAACCATCGTGAAGAACTTCGACGACGGAACGCGCGACCGCCCCTACGGTCACTGCCTCGTCGCCGGCATCGCCAAGTACCCGAGCAAAGTCATCCGCAAGGACTCAGCGAAGAAGCAGGCGAAGAAGTCGCGCGTGAAGGCCTTCGTGAAGCTGGTCAACTACAATCACATTATGCCCACGCGATACACGCTCGACGTGGATCTCAAGGACGTCGTCTCCGTTGACGCGCTCGTCTCGCGTGACAAGAAGGTCTCCGCCTGCAAGGAGGTGAAGAGCAGGTTCGAGGAGAGGTTTAAGACCGGGAAGAACCGTTGGTTTTTCTCTAAGCTCAG ataa